The DNA segment gaggaggaggaagaacgcctcactattcagactataGCAAAGGGAGCTATTCTTAGGAACTAGACCGCCACACTATCtcgagcccgccgagtccttgggtagcttggcagaatttacttctataagccattctaggcatttaagatttcccataattttgttttaagttttacttgtttcaaaataaatgctcgattcatcgagccgtgctTTGTCTGGacaatttttcaagttttaatcaaatgcatttgctctttattattcactactatctttacactttttctttatACAGCGTTATTATTaattttcctgatgaaccagttatcgtgacatgtaatgaggcaacgcaacatgagaatactGATTcaaaggaagaagatgagatacccgaggaaatcatcagggaggttgaaaattttgaaaataagcctaagtccaatctggatgaGACCAAAGCGGTAAATTTAGGAGACGCCGAGCCCGTcaaggagacccgcatcagcattgacttgtcaccaacagagaaggaagagtacattcgtttcctaaaagaatatgaggacatttttgcatggtcatatgatgacatgagcGGTTTGAGtacttccatagtggctcacaagttgcctactaatcccatgtgtccgccagtaaagcagaaactcagaaagttcaaaccagacatgagtttgaaaatcaaggaggaagttaccaagaaaatcaaagccaaagttctcaaggTGGTTGAGtaccaacctggttagctaacattgtgtcagttccaaagaaggatgggaagatcCGAGTATGTAttgactatcaggatttaaacagagcaagtcccaatgaCGACTTCCCACTGacaaatatacacatcttgatcgataattgcgccaagaatgaactccaatcctttgtagattgcttcgcgggttatcatcaaatttggatggatgaagaagatgtagagaagacagcttttattacaccatggagTGTATATTGTTACAATATAATGTCATTCGGTcagaagaatgctggggccacttacataagagccatgacaaccattttccatgatataaTACACAAATAAATAGAAGTGGATGTggacgatgttatcatcaaatccaagagggtcatagatcacatagcagacttgagaaagttctttgccagactcaggaggtacaatttgaaattcaaccccgcaaagtgtgcattcggggttcccgcaggaaagttactgggattcatcgtcagtcatcgagggatcgaactggatccatctaaagtcaaagctattcaggagttaccaccacctaagagcaaaaaggatgtgatgagcttcctaggacgtctcaactacatcagttgattcatagcacagtccacagtcatatgtgaacccatcttcaagatgctgaggaaagacactgaaacaagctggacaaaggattgtcagaaagctttcgataagatcaaggagtacatgtccacaccaccagttctggtcccatCAAAACCAggatgacctttgctactctatctatctgtattagatggagccttcggatgtattttgggacaacatgacaagaCGGGAAGGAAGGagaaagccatatattacttcattaagaagttcacaccttatgaagcacggtattctttgcttgaacgcacttgctgtgctttgacttggacagctcagaaattgaggcactacATCTACGCCTACACTACAaatctcatatccaggatggaccctctgaagtatatattccagaaatCCATGCCGATTGGAAAGTTGGCTAAGTGgcagatactactaagtgagttcgatatcgtctatgtaactcaaaaggcagtcaagaGACAAGCATTGGCAtatcaccttgctaaaaatccggtgggaggagaatgcAAACCCTTGAAAatttattttcctgatgaagaagtatcatttgtaggagaagacattaccgaagcatatgatggttggaggatgttattTGATAGaaccgcaaatttcaaaggagtgggcattggagcagttttggtatcagataTGGGCCAatattatccggtatctgctaaactcaaatTTCTTTGCACCAACAACATAGCAGAATATGAAGgttgcatactagggctcaaaatagcagtcgacatgaacgttcaggagttgctggtgatcggtgattcagattttctTGTGCACGAgatacaaggagagtgggccaccaagatttccaagatatttccatatctgcaccatgtgcaggaattgataaAGGGttttacaaagatagaattctggcatgtgcccagaattcagaatgtgTTTACCGacgcattagccactttgtcatccatgatacaacatccggataagaactacattgatcccattctagtgaggatccataatcagccaacATATTGTGCTCGTGTCAAGGAAGAAGCGGacgaaaaccttggttccatgacatcaaagaatacttatcaaaaggagaatacccagagcatgcaaatcacactcagaagcgcacgctccggagattgtcaaataaTGTCTTCCACAGCAGAGGAAGCTTGTACAGGAGAACTCCTGATTTAGGTTTATTAAAACGTGTTGATACAAGGGAAGCTtttaagctacttgaggatgtgcatgcggGGACCTGTGGCCCACACATGAATGATTTCATCTTGGCAAATAAGATACTTAGAgccggttatttttggatgaccatggagatggattgcattcagtatgtccacaaatgcttttaatgtcaagtgcatgccaaCATGATAAAAGTGTCgtcaaatgagctcaatgcaacaagctcaccttggccattcgccaccTAGGGAATGAATGTTATTGGTCCAatcgagcccactacttcaagcgggcacatgtttattctaatagccattgattacttcacaaaatgggtagaagttgcatcttacaaagctgtgaccaagaaagtcgtcgcggACTTTGTCAAGGATCGAATTGTTTGCTGTTTCGGTGTTCCCGAATCCATTGTCACTGATAATGCTGCCAATCTTAATAATGATAttatgaaagctatgtgtgaaactttcaaagtcaagcacaagaactccacagcctacagacctcagatatttggagccatagaagccgccaacaaaaaacATTacgaagatactaaggaagatggtagagaatcacaagcagTGGCATAAAAAGataccctttgctctgttgggttactgcactacagttcgcacatcaatcagggcaactccctacatgttggtttatggtaccgaggttgtcatcccagccgaggtggagattctttctttaagagtcatacaggaaactgaactcagcgatgcagagtggataaggagccGTTATTAATAATTGGCTCTTATTTAttgaaagaggatgaatgcagtatgtcacggccaactttatcagaacagaatgtccaaagcattcaacaaaagggtcaagccaagacagttcacactaatacagctggtattgaagaaaatcttccttCATCAGAATGAAGCCatagggaaattctctcccaactggcaaggtccgtacatagTTCACAGGGtactgacaggaggagcactcattcTTGCAGAAATTGATGGAGAATTTTggtcaaaaccaatcaattcagatgcaatcAAGAGATACTGTGCTTAGATTATGTACATttttcttttctgatgtaattgaactacacttgacctgattcccgtttaagaggggatacgtaggtagccttatgggtttggtcatatcacaataaaattttcatttccccaagatcagaaactggggcagaattttgtgAAGGGTCCTTAAAATTCCGGAGCAGATCCAGCCAACACCAACATGTGTGAGACAGTCAGAAATTAGTTAAGAAACTGGGGAAaatttttgagaaggattctcaaaattctgaagaaaGTTCAGCAAGGCCTATCATCCGCAAACAGTCGAAGGATCATCTActaaactagggtagaattttgaggagaaccctcaaatTTCCGACATAAGAGAGCTacaatgcctttgagatgtgtcACAGtaactagttcatcaaaattacttaATGTatcaatttatttctaaaatagctctatttttatcaataattgcatattttttgaaaactttatttccgtaacagtcaagtgtcacccaggggaactcgaaaggctttacaaaacttacaatttttcttacAAGTgtcccacccccccccccccacaaaacttacaatttttctttgaacgcagatacatttgacgtaacgatagcattcataaaacatgtatacacaaagataattcactGTCAATCAGGACATCAGACATCAaatacatctccagctaagacatacactactcttatttgctgcTCGCTCTGTGCATGGGACTGATCCCTGTcccccatacttgcatgaggctaatccctgactccatacttgcatgaggctaatccttgcctccctatttgcatgaggataatccttgcctctctatttttatgagtctaatccctaactacatacttgcatgaggataatccttgcctccctatttgcatgagtctaatccttgactccatgaggctaatgcTTGCCTCCATAATTgtatgaggataatccttgcctccttatttgcatgagtctaatctctgactccatacttgtgtgaggctaatccttgcctccttatttacatgagtctaatccttgactccatgaggctaatacttgcctccataattgcatgaggctaatccttgccttcctattggcatgagtctaatccctgactccatacttgcatgaggctagtccctgcctccccatttgcatgagtctaatccctagcTCCATGTTTGCATGattctaatccttgactccatcctgcatgaggctaatccctacctcccatttgcatgagtctaatccttgaccccatctttcatgaggctaatccctacctccctacttgcatgaatctaatccttgactccctatttgcataagtctaatccttgacttcatcctgcatgagactaatccctatttcccatttgcatgagtctaatccttgactcgatcctgcatgaggctaatccctgcctctcatttgcatgagtctaatccttgactccatcctacatgaggctaatccctgcctcccatttgcatgagtctaatccttgactccatccggcataaggctaatccctgcctcccatttgcatgagtctaatccttgacttcatcttgcatgaggctaatccctgcctccatacttgcatgagtctaatccttgactccctatttgaatgagtctaatccttgactccatcctgcatgaggctaatccctgcctccatttGCATGAGTCTCATCCTTGACTCTATCATGCATGAAGTTAATCTCTGCCtctctatttgcatgagtctaatccttgactccatcctgtatgaggctaatccctgcctccccatttgcatgagtctaatccttgactccatacttgaatgaggctaatccttgcctccctacttgcatgatgCTAATATTTGcttccatacctgcatgaggctaatccttgcctccacctTCACgtgggactaagcactgtccctttTGCACAGATACTGCCCTATTTTACTATCTAactaggctaagctctgccctccatttcacaagactaagactTGTCTTGTTAATATCATGTTATttcatatcatgggctgaaatatcgccaatctatccgaaggcgtcataagtctaaaggcatcatcctcatagccggaagacaccatacCATGGCTTTAGAATCtctcaaacttgcatatcattattcaaaggcgtcatggttcggaggcaccatctatatggcccgagaacatcatttcataacCTGTGAATCCCTCACTGAACAATTCATGTcccaggatgtcatggtctaaggacgtcatctttaaccgtccaaagacaaccgtcatggtccaaagggaatttgcatcatgtttaatttttgcaaatatatgtatgtagcatcttttatctgcaggtaaccagtaagaaACTACTATCCTAGCATGagtgatctcgctccagttccttcaactatcctgagctttaaccgctcaccatagccgcttcgggagtgtccgttcttgcaataattttATCGGCATATTCTGCAAATGAACCCAGAACTACtcatggcctgattcttgtaaaactaGGGATCTGTAGGCAGATCGAAGACCAGAGttcggcctctgtctttcaaaacatcccatccggtcaaaattggccatcatttctttacccgaagactctttcatccttccggggtaaagagggacagctgttgatacccaatttttccctatatatttttagtatccataaatactttcaaaatagcatatatatatacacataagcatgcataaggtttttataattttcctataattttaaatattttaaattgatttatttccttcccttttactcataaaatcctcAATAATTATCCATCAAATTATTGTTTGGGTTATCTAGtcatttaaattctatatttatgccaaaatattgttaaaataattttagtgcatttttataattgcatttcgtattttaaaagctaaattgcatataattgcaatattagccttattaatgtataaatacatttatatgcataaaattgatcttctatatttttaaaatgttaaatatctatttcaAATGATTTTAGTATacaaaattattttccagaaattatctattatttattataaattatatagggataaATTGCCTTTTTAAAACGTAGCCAGATTTGCATTTCAAATttagcccaattttaacccaaccccagcccaattcctaatcaaattaccTGACCCAGGCCCTAATTAaccctacccgacccaaaacctattaaatcctggccgttgatctaagaGATCAACGACCCTTGTCCGTTCTTACCTTTTTTATTCCAAACGACCCTCCAACCCTAAGTCATTTTCCAAATCAGCcacctctgtattctctcatctcctctcctctcctCTCTTAGTACCCCAATCAAATCCTAGCCTTTCTAACCACCGACCTCTCTTCTCCAGTCTTCTCTGGTGATCTCCCATCAATtcttaagcctccaatggcttctctaaCGCCATGCTTGCCTTCTCAAAGGTCTTCAAAGGCCCAGGTCCATGCCGACTTGCACCTAGGGTTCAtcacttgtctgttcttggctactctagtgtgatttcgagcaaaatcacgctgtatttgttacgatccttgggattctagacaggttctttcatctctatttgggtttcttctgaaaccttaATTTCTGCatacatctcctagatctgtacaaattTAACACGATTTGAGTTTatttctttgatgttttacaaTATCCTTGGAACTCTTTACAAGAACCATGTGATTTCAAGTGCTTTCGGCTTCTTCTAAAAAATTAAGGTTTCTGAACtctttttaaaactttgtttaaactgattttttatgtttaaacttctatttcttgcatttGATTGATTCTAAGATTTTACTaccttttcaactcgcctatgttgaaagccctaattttctagatttcttcatttggttctgtgtattagcatgactgctCGTTTCTTGTTTGAGTTTTTGTGACTATCTTTCTTCGAATATGCCCTTACTgagtttttagcctaacttatataacctctatgtgtttgtgttcatcttgactggtcAATACTTGCCTCTTTTCTTGCTATGTTTGGTTACTCCTATCTCACTCTTTTTATATGCTAAaactctctctttgattgactcTGAACTCCTTGTTTCTAGGCTTGATTTGAAAAACTTCCCTTTAGACCTTCGATTTTCTTGTTTAAACTTGGGAACTCATGTTACActccttaaatcagtaatttcGAATCCTTGATTCCATGATTTACTATATGTTGATtttcgattatttccatattctgcaactttattttattttcttaccttatttggttaactgagtattttactgattcttcattagatgtttccttaattgaacccctATGTACTTACCCCTATTTATCTATTTTGTACCTTATgctctacttgatttctttccttaatcatttctgcctattaccgttggttgattaccccttaattaaaggagtacttgcattgatttgattctgattagtatttggttccataattactatgctactatgattcttgacttatttttatctaatttcgaATTACTATATATACACTCTCTCTCATTAACACAGAGATGAAtacattggttcaaaaactctctcttacACAAAAACTCTCTTCTGCTCTCCTTTCTCTGGTTACTTGTATTGTTCTAGGTCAGGCGGCTCCAAGCCAAGGctgattactctactctcttgctcttcactttgtgtttactaccttctttactggtatgttctaatttcaattcaagttccaaaaataATATGGTTCTTTCATTGCTTCAGTCATCCTATTTCTAGTTtacttttacttatggttttgctgtgaaacttgtagttaatATGATTACATGATTACCATgttatgtactccccttccttaggATCGGTATGAACATATTACCTCCCTCTATGTAGTTTGTCTCCATGTGATTTTGCTCTATCTGGTTTTTGGTATAAGTCTCCTTGTAAAGTAGTCTGCACTCGTAACTTGTATGAGTTTGGGGATTGATTTTTAATTATGTTGATCCTACACTGAACCCCCTTAAGCATTGCTGGTTCTGTGACTATGTCTGATCAGTTGTGTTTGAGCATGTTTGTACCAATTCCTAATACCTTTGCCTATTATGTGTTTACAATCACATGCTCTATGTATCCCCAATCCCTATCACCCCTGTGTGTAAGTTTGTTCCTTCTGTTTTGGTCCTGTGAGTATTTCTGAGTTGGTTTTGGACTCCATGTTTGATTTACTGTTGTCTAATCATATAACTCTctcttttcaaagttgttttactGCATGACTCCCTCTTTTACTCCACAAACTATTTCCAGTAAATCTCTTTTTAATATTGTTttcccactaaaacctttcaaactatgtcaaacactctcactctactcctaactCACTAGTTTCTGCCCCCTCTAGTGTGTGTATTGCCTTAGATCCTCTTGAGAAACCTCTGAACTCTAGCACACTGAGGCTggtccttccacactgcacttactcaatttggttaccaagtctaggtgtaagcactgcccgagatccttgagatccttagggaactttgatgcacctagataATGATACTATCTATGAAATTAGGGCATTTAAGGCtgttgaaggctttggaaatctgggcctatttgtagggtccttatagaataacttcttatttttcttatctacttatgtaattcattcatatggtctgtaataatttgtaaacgaatattggggtaacaAGTGAAAATGGTGGGTAGTTACATGtttgtggggtaatacgggtacaAACCATGCCCATAGGACTTTTTATCTTGCTATATTTTGCCttatcatgttagaaatcatgtctataggtgtCAATAACAGAAATcgtgtttataggtcttaaaatcagGATCAcaagtagatgtcatgcctataggatataattcGATTCCACTTATGTTATAACAAGTGTTACATGTGTGTTTCATTTGTCATCATGCCTGCAAGTTTCTAAAATCAATTTAAAtaattagataacatgcctatagggaacaacgTCAGAAATTCTACCtgtagatctaaaatcagtttagtttaaataagttaaTCCAGTTCATGATTAGTTTACTTCGATGTTGGTCTAATCAAcggtttgttttccctgaaatgATTTTCTCTCAAAAACTGCCTTGGTCtatcattagatatcatgcctataaggattcAAGAGCCTGTTTTAAAAACCTGCCTTGTTTTACTATGTAAAACATAGTTGTCAGTATTTCGCGTATAGGAAAGCCTATAGGGCGCTTTTAAAGTCTTGCGATTCTGAAACTCTTTCTGTCACTTAATATCTTTCTAATTTTAACAAGCtttaaaaatcagtaggcaaattgataggtccattacttctgagttttaAAACAAACTGCGTATCTTCTGcgtcttgatattcacttagatatcatgccttaggatactgtttaataaaatgcccttatttgtgtttgagtcgtgctgcttatgtgtgTTATTTgaggaggtaaacttgagcctttaattgctcCATTTTGTCTTATGTGCTAAGGTCTTGATTAttcttgcctgtcgccttagtattttcacctttaaaaccttaggggtctgtctagaactacctataggtagaggttcTAAAAATTCCTCCAGATCCATTAAGAAGGGATGAGTAACAACACGCAATAAAGATCACTGACCAGCACTCGTTTTAATGACCACTAAAGGggtgggaatggtagatatggaatatgatgactacgcgctaatgtcacgtgtagcctctCATTGAGGACTGTttaccggatattgtgtggggtgatcctataggctaaccaacctaggactccccctTTTCAAAATTCCATTTGATTAAACTTTGTTTTATAATACAACTTGTCCAAAATCTTTGTCTTATTGTTTGAGTTATACAAACGTgccttatttgtaattatttgtttcaagtatttatttggactaattcGTAAACataagttcggctgggacccacagttgtggaccaagaggggtacctaacaccttcccctcgaggtcatttcgagcccttaccctaatctctggtaatgcaaaccaatctaagagttaatcgctctaggtgccctaacgcaccatgactcgttaggtggcgattcttcaaatacccaattcccaaaaggaaatgagttattaccccccatgaatgtcgaaacccgaacctctctccgcggaggaaaaaagggggcgcgacacatacattttgtgcattggcatgtagagataGTTGAGTTATATACCTTGCACTGTTCAGATTTATATTTACTCTATTGCTTTGAGCTGTCTAtttaacttgaaagcatgcctacatgtCTGTACATTTATTTCTATTATATCTGTTGCGGTTGAGTTCTTCACTACCTTTTAGTCTAAAGTTTGGagttgttacttactgagttggtgtactcacgttattcctacacctcgtgtgcagatccaggcgacTGTTCACAACGGCGGTTGCTGATTGAGGCCCCAGAGTTTGGAGTCTATCAAGGTAGCTGCacagcgtccgcaggccttgactctccttctttatcATTTGATGTATTTTCAGTTGTTTTCTTTAGATATTGTAGTGGATTGTATTCCGAATTGACGCTTATGTACTCAGTGACATTCCggttttgggctggattgtatcACATTTTTGGATTTATTATGTTTTCAAAGGGGTTTCCTTAATTTTAACTGCTTTCTTCattattttaaagttattttcttttactgtgtttgggttattgagttgaggctggcctagttcaacgataggcgccatcacgacggttgattttgggtcgtgacactgcgGAAGCAAATAAGATAGCTCAAAAGCTAGCACCTCAATTAGCCATGTACATAGGCAACAACTGATCGTCACAAGCTTTGAAAGGTTACCACGAATTGTTGGGGGACTCATTCAACTGAGAGATGCTTTCTCCAGAAATCGACAGCCCAAACCAAGAGATATCTATTTTGATCCTTCATAGGAGATAGACcgatattttatttatttat comes from the Nicotiana sylvestris chromosome 4, ASM39365v2, whole genome shotgun sequence genome and includes:
- the LOC138889579 gene encoding uncharacterized protein, producing MHLLFIIHYYLYTFSLYSVIINFPDEPVIVTCNEATQHENTDSKEEDEIPEEIIREVENFENKPKSNLDETKAVNLGDAEPVKETRISIDLSPTEKEEYIRFLKEYEDIFAWSYDDMSGLSTSIVAHKLPTNPMCPPVKQKLRKFKPDMSLKIKEEVTKKIKAKVLKVVEYQPDGAFGCILGQHDKTGRKEKAIYYFIKKFTPYEARYSLLERTCCALTWTAQKLRHYIYAYTTNLISRMDPLKYIFQKSMPIGKLAKWQILLSEFDIVYVTQKAVKRQALAYHLAKNPVGGECKPLKIYFPDEEVSFVGEDITEAYDGWRMLFDRTANFKGVGIGAVLVSDMGQYYPVSAKLKFLCTNNIAEYEGCILGLKIAVDMNVQELLVIGDSDFLVHEIQGEWATKISKIFPYLHHVQELIKGFTKIEFWHVPRIQNVFTDALATLSSMIQHPDKNYIDPILVRIHNQPTYCARVKEEADENLGSMTSKNTYQKENTQSMQITLRSARSGDCQIMSSTAEEACTGELLI